The genomic DNA TGACCCTGAAACGTACAGATGATGACCGTATCGATCTGCTCGGAGCTGCTACCAGCACCGGCCTGAACATTCTGCGGGGGTTGCTGTGATTGATGCCGCGATCTCCAAGGTCACCGGGTTCCTCAAGGACACGGCCGAACGGTTCGTCAGGGACGCAGCTTATCCCGTGCCAGCGTTCCGCCTTATGGTCGACGGCAACGACATCGCTCACCTGGTAAGCCCGCGCTTAATGACCTTGGGGCTGACCGACAATCGTGGCGTGGAGGCCGACCAGCTCACTATCACGCTGAGCGACCACGACGGCCTGTTGTCGATACCACCAAAGGGTGCAGTACTTCGTTTGTGGTTGGGGTGGAGCGACACGGGCCTGGTGGACAAAGGCACCTATACCGTAGACGAAACCGAACACAGCGGTGCCCCGGACGTGCTCAACATCCGCGCTCGCTCGGCCGACCTGCGCAAGGGCCTGAAAACCAAACGCGAACGTAGCTGGAGCAACACCACGCTCGGCGACGTGCTGGGCGATATCGCCATTGGCAACGGTCTGACGGCCACCATCGCCGGAGCACTTGATGGGTTGCCCATTCTGCAGCTCGACCAGGCCAATGAATCAGACGCAAACCTGATCAGCCGCCTGGGCGAAGAGTTCGACGCGGTGGCCAGCGTCAAAGCAGGATGCCTGCTATGCCTGCCGGCGGGCGGCGGCAAGACCGCCAGCGGCATGGACCTGCCGCACATCACTCTCACCCGCGCCGACGGCGATCAGCACCGCTACCTGCAAGCCGACCGCGACAGCTACGACGGCGTGCGCGCGTATTACTACGACGTGAACAGCGCCAAGAAACAGGAAGCCATTGCCGGCGGCGGCGAGAATCTCAAAGACCTGCGCCATACCTACAGCGACCAGCAATCAGCATTGCGCGCCGCCCGTGCGGAGTTTCGGCGCGTGCAACGCGGTAGCGCCACGCTCAGCTACACCCTGGCTATGGGCCGGCCGGACCTGATCCCAGAGCTGACGTACACGCTCCAGGGCGTGAAGACGGAAATCGACGAGATCATCTGGTATGGCGGAAACGTGGAGCACAGTTTGACCGCAGACGGCGGCTACACCGTGAGCTTGGATTTGGAAAGCAAATTGCCAGAAGACGATGTAGAAGACTTGGCTGAAGAAAATAAGGGCGATTACACAGGGATCATCGCGTACTACCGCGACCATAAAACCGGGAAGGAAAAGAGGATTACAGCGGGAGATCAGTCGAAGCCGAGGCGGTTGCGTTGGCTGTATGCGAGTGAAAAGACGGCTAAGAGGGCGGTGGATCGTGAATGGGCGAAAATGCAGAGTTCGAGAGTTTAAGGGAAAAACCCGGCGATGCCGGGTTTCATTTTACTCTTTCAACAGCACGTCAATGAAACGCAAAATATCCTTCTGCTGTTGCTGGTCCAGTCGTTTGAACAATTGAACCACCTTTCTTTCAAGCTGACTCAGCTCCATGATTTCAACATTGTCTGACTGGTTTGACTGGACCTCTTTACGCACCGACATGTGTCACTCCTTTCAACACAACCGGCTGCCCGGCGCCAACCTAGGCGCCAACAAAAGCACCCGGAGGTAGAAGCGAGTTTCAATGCAGAGTTGGCGTGTCATCGGAGATCTATAAGATTTTCAGACAAGCGCTCAGGAAGAAGAACACAAATCCTGCGCGATTTGGACGAGGTTGCTGTAGTCCATCTTTACAGCAGGCATCGTTGGGCTTGGCTTTGTAATGACCCGCCCATCTGCCCACCCACGGCTCTTGGCAATGCTTCGAGCACTCCCATTAAGCGCATACACGGTACCGTCAGAAGTGCGAGCCAGTGCTTTGGGTGATGGGCCTTCGCACATCAGGTCGACGCTATCGACGATGAACGGCCACGCGTCCCCGAAATCAACGTTGGAAACACGCTGAGCTTTCACATCACCAACACAGTTAAGCGCTACGAGCATGCCACCCAACATTCCTAAATATTTCAATCCTTGAATCATCCTGTACTCCCTATTTTTTTTGATTGAACGCCTGCACCAGCCGTTTTACCGCGCCTTTATCCTCTTCGTCCAACGAACGGATGACCTTGACCATCTCCAACTCATCGGCCGCCAGCGTCCCTTCGCCGACAGCCAATCGATCGCCAGTTACGACGTACAGCACGTCTACACCTTTGGTGGCGACAGCCGCTAGATAGGCCGCATCAGGGCTTCGCTCACCCTTTTCATAGTTGAACTGAGATGTCTTGGCGACGCCTGCAAATGCGGCGAAGTCAGCTTGATTGAATCCCAAGCGGACGCGCTCCTGCCTCAGCCTTTCACCGATATTCAACAAAACAACCCCTTAATGAGTTGACTATTCAACATTCGTTGAATATTCTTCCCCTGTCATCACACGAAACCACACGAATCGAGACTATGCCGAACGCATCCCCCATCGAGCAAGCATGCCAAGCGGCCCGTGATCGTCTGGCACGTCTTGGAATCACGGCCAAAGACTGGGCCGAAGAAAATGAATTCAACCCATCGACGGTCTACGCAGTTTTGAACGGGCAGAAAAAATGCCTACGTGGCGAAGCTCACCGCGCGGCTGTGCTGCTCGGTATCAAAGACGGCGAGATTGCAAATTAGGGCCTCTGGCTCCAAGGGGAAACCAGAAGATGAAACGCCCAGTTCTAGCAAGCAAGCGCCAGGTAATGAGCGCGGTAATCAGCGACTACAAAGGTGGTCGCGAATGTGCAGCCGCCCGCCTCGGCTACGAACTCAAAAAGTTTGATAACCACATCTACGAAAACGCCGGAAGCCGGCCTCTGACCGACGAGCAGATTCACTGCTTGGAGCAGGACGCGGGCACCACACACCTCCCGGAATACATCGCGGCACTGTACGGC from Pseudomonas tolaasii NCPPB 2192 includes the following:
- a CDS encoding phage late control D family protein → MIDAAISKVTGFLKDTAERFVRDAAYPVPAFRLMVDGNDIAHLVSPRLMTLGLTDNRGVEADQLTITLSDHDGLLSIPPKGAVLRLWLGWSDTGLVDKGTYTVDETEHSGAPDVLNIRARSADLRKGLKTKRERSWSNTTLGDVLGDIAIGNGLTATIAGALDGLPILQLDQANESDANLISRLGEEFDAVASVKAGCLLCLPAGGGKTASGMDLPHITLTRADGDQHRYLQADRDSYDGVRAYYYDVNSAKKQEAIAGGGENLKDLRHTYSDQQSALRAARAEFRRVQRGSATLSYTLAMGRPDLIPELTYTLQGVKTEIDEIIWYGGNVEHSLTADGGYTVSLDLESKLPEDDVEDLAEENKGDYTGIIAYYRDHKTGKEKRITAGDQSKPRRLRWLYASEKTAKRAVDREWAKMQSSRV
- a CDS encoding DNA-binding protein, encoding MPNASPIEQACQAARDRLARLGITAKDWAEENEFNPSTVYAVLNGQKKCLRGEAHRAAVLLGIKDGEIAN
- a CDS encoding DUF2511 domain-containing protein; the encoded protein is MIQGLKYLGMLGGMLVALNCVGDVKAQRVSNVDFGDAWPFIVDSVDLMCEGPSPKALARTSDGTVYALNGSARSIAKSRGWADGRVITKPSPTMPAVKMDYSNLVQIAQDLCSSS
- a CDS encoding helix-turn-helix domain-containing protein; this translates as MNIGERLRQERVRLGFNQADFAAFAGVAKTSQFNYEKGERSPDAAYLAAVATKGVDVLYVVTGDRLAVGEGTLAADELEMVKVIRSLDEEDKGAVKRLVQAFNQKK